The DNA region TCCGGCCGGGTTATAGGGCCGATGAGGTGGAGATCGTCTGGCGGCCGGAACCTGGCGAGATCTTTGCCGGCGGGCCGCACGAAGGCGGGGTTGCCCGGGGTGCAGAAGGTGTCGTGGAGATTGGTGAGGATACTGTTGCCAAGCGCCGGTTGAACAAACGATACCGGCACCCGGAACTGGATCGCCGTTTGATCACTGAACGGACGCGGGCAGAGGCGCGCCTGATATCGATGGCGCGGCGGGCGGGTGTCCCCACTCCCGTGATCCGCGATATAACGACTGACACGATCGTGATGGAGCGGATTCGTGGCGATCTGTTGAAGTATGTCGCCGCACCGGAGACTGTCCGGGTCGCTGGCGAGACGGTTGGGAGGCTGCACGCCGCAGGGATAGTCCACGGCGACCTGACGACCAGCAACATGATCGTCCGTGACGGCCAGTGCGTACTGATCGATTTCGGGCTTGCCTCTACATCATCGGAGGTCGAGAGCCGCGGGGTTGATATCCACGTCTTTTTCCAGACGCTTGAGAGCACCGCCCAAAACTTCGAGGACCTGATCGAGGCGTTCATCGAGGGCTACTCCCGCGTCTTCCCCGACGCGGATGAGGTTATTGAGCGAGAGCACGAGATTGAGATGCGGGGGCGTTACCTCTGAAGATTACGGTGGTGACGAGCAACGCCAACAAGGCTCGGGAGGTTGCGGCATACTTAGAGGGGGTGCTCCAGGTCGAGCATGCCGCGCTGGAGTGCCCGGAGTTCCGGCATAACGATCTCGGGGAGATCGCCCGCGGGAAGGCGGAGTTTGCCTACGAGAAACTCTCAAGGCCTCTGATAGTTGACGATACCGGTCTATTCATCGATGCGCTCGGCGGGTTCCCGGGGCCCTATGCCGCCTACGTCCAGGATACGATCGGCAACGCGGGGATCCTGAAACTCATGGAGGGCGTCGAGGAGAGGAGCGCCAGATTCGAGACGGCGATCGCGTTTGCATGGGAGGACGGCATCCGTATCTTCCGGGGCGCCCTTCCCGGGGCGATCGTTGCCCCGCGTGGGGCGGAGGGGTTTGGCTATGACCCCATATTTGAGTATGCGGGGCAGACGCTTGCCGAGATGCCGCTTGCCGAGAAGAACCGGGTCTCGCACCGGGCGCGCGCCCTCCAGGCGTTCCGGGCCTGGATCGAGCAGGAGACAGGGGTGCGACAGAACCGTTAAGAGGGAATAGAGGTAAATGACATAAGGCTGGTGTTTTGATATGGCGAGATTTCCCGAAGCTGAAGCACGTCTTCTCAATGTAAAGATCTGCATGAAATGCAATGCCCGAAACGCAGTCCGCGCGACACACTGCCGCAAGTGCGGTTCAGACGAACTCAGGCCAAAGTCCCGGGAGCGTAAAGCGTAAAGACCGGTGCGCGACTTTAGCGCGCCTCCGGTATACTTTTTTAGGGGGTATCCCTTCTTCAGGCGGAGTAATAGGTGACCTTTCGGCCTTCTTCGCTGTACTCGCCCCTGAAGGTCTCGATGTTGCGTTTGTAGCCGATCCGCTCTTTGAATCCAAGTTTGCGGAGCCGTTCGCGGACCCGCATCACGTCCGCCTCGTCCGCCCAGTCCTTTGTGTAGACGTAGATGACCGTCCGCTCGTCGCGAGAGTCAGGATCGGGTCTGGCTGTGCTGACCTTCGCGGATATGCCGAGTCTCCCCTCAACGGTCTCGTTTCGAACCTTTCGCCACGCCTCGTCCGCCTCCCCTGCGGGGACGAAGATGAGCCATTTTCCAGCCCTCTCGTCGTCGACCCCCCGCTCATGCGGACCCGGTGCGTCCTGGACTATCCAGTAAGTTCTTGTAGTCTTTGAGGGGGAAACTCCCTCGCCCTCTCTCAGGGGAGCGTATATGGCGTCGATGCTTCCGAACCGTTTGAGCAGGGCATCTGCGAGTTCGGGGTAATCCTCTCTGAACCGGCTGAAGATCTCACGGAGTTTCTCTTTGAAATCGATCCCCTGCTCGACGAGTTCGAAGAGGTAAGGGCCGCGGCGCCTGAGTTCGCGGTTGAGGTAGATCTCAAAGATCCCGTAGACTGCGTCGGCCAGGGCTTCCGGATCGATCCCGCTCATACATAACTGTAGCCCCCGGAACTGTGAAAATGGTTTTGAAGTTACCGGTCAAGCGCTTCTGCAACGAGTTCTGCGGCCCGCTCGCCGGAGAGAAGCATCCCGCCAAAGATCGGTCCCATGCGGCACTCCCCGGCAACGGCGTTTGCCGCCATACCGGCGACAAAGAGGCCGGGGTAGACCTCTTTTGTGTGCTCCAGAATCCGTGACTCGGCACGCTCGGCCCACATGAAACTCTCGCCTTTGACCTGGATGTTGCCGCCTTTACGCTCGATCATCCGGGCGATCGTTGCATCGTGCCCCGTTGCATCGACGGTGCAGGTGCAGGCGATGGTGAGCGGGTCGACGTGCAGTCCGGCCATATCTACCGGTGTCCAGTTGATGACCAGGCCCCCAACCCTGCCGTCGCCGCGAACCATCACGTCCTCGACCGTGACCAGGTTGAAGAACTCTACACCGGCATCGCAGGCCGCCGCGGTGAGTTTGGCAACCGTCTCGACCGATTTCGCGACGTAGTAGCCCTCCTCAAACTCGCGGCATGCGACTCCAAACCGGTCGAGCAGCCGCCTTGCCTCTTCCTGGACAACAATCCTTGGAAACATCATCCCGCCGCCCCACATCCCGCCGCCTATGCTGAGTTTCTTCTCGATGAGGGCGCACCGGATTCCCCGTTTGCCGAGGAGCGCGGCGCATGTGAGTCCTGAAGGCCCGCCGCCGATAACGGCGGCGTCCACCTCAAGGAGGTCGATGAGCGCCCGGTGCTGCTCTTCCAGGATTGCCCTGCTGATGGTCACTTCGTTCAGTCTCATGTCCTTCATTTATATCTGCCAGGGGGAGATAAGGGCACCGCCGTGTGCCGCGAAAAACCACTGGATCGCAGTTTGGAGCGCGAGCACCCGGAAAGATCCCGACGAAGGTCTTAATAGCGGCACCGCACAACATATACCCTACCATGAACTGGACGCGCGATTTCGGTCTCACTATGAGGATGATCCTCACGTCGCTCCTTCTCCTCATAGTCTACCTGATCTTCCTTGGCGTCCTTGCCGCGCTGGGGTTCCCGTTTGAGTCCCTCCTGCTGGTGGCTGCCCTTATGGCGTTCCTCCAGTACTACTTCTCAGATAAACTGGTGCTCTGGAGCACCAAGACGAGAATCGTCGAGGAGGACGAGTACCCGGAGTTGCACCGGATGGTAGAGAGCCTTGCTGCCAGGGCGGGTCTCCCCAAACCGAAGATCGGGATTATGGTGTCCCCGGTGCCGAACGCGTTTGCTACCGGGCGCAGCCCGAAGAACGCGGTTGTGGCGGTAACCGACTCGATCATGCGGACGCTCAACCGCGAGGAGCTTGAGGCGGTGCTCGCCCACGAGATATCTCATGTGAAGAACCGGGATATGCTGACCCTGACAATGGCGAGTTTCATATCGATGCTTGCCTTCCTGATCATGCGTAACTGGATCTTCATAAGCCTCTTCAACAACCGCGACAACAACATGGGCGCGTTGATACTGGTCTACGTGGTCTCGATCGTTGTCTGGCTGGTGAGCACCCTTCTCACGCGGGCTCTATCCCGCTACAGGGAGTTTGCCGCGGACCGTGGCAGTGCAGTCCTGACGGGGAACCCCCAGGCGCTGATATCGGCGCTGACGAAGATCAGCGGCCGGATGGACTACATCCCGGCCGAGAAGAAGCAGGAGGTTGAGGGGGCAAACGCCTTCTTCATCATCCCGGCCCTCTCGGGAAACACCCTGATGGAACTCTTCTCCACCCACCCGCCCCTCGAGAAGCGGGTGGCCGCCCTCCAGGAACTGGGGGCGCAGATGCGGGGCTACTGACCCCGCCTCTCCAGAACCCACCTGATCAGCGATCTGGACTATAAACTCTCTGCGTTTTTCCTGGAAGAATGCCGCCGGCGTTCACTCCACCGCCCGGCGGGCGGGTAGTCTCTGGCGATTGGTGGAGGTGAAAAGCCGTATCCAGGAGGGAAACGGGATCTCCGCGGGTCTAAGCGGGAACCGACGAAGAAAAACATCTCTCCGCCTTCCCTCCACTCCGAAATAGCCTCTCGCAAAAACCCGGTTCGTCCTCGTGGCGGGGGCCATCAGACCGCAGCACAGCCTGAAGAGACCGGTTTGATGGCTCCCTCCCCCCATCTCACCCAATATTTAATAATCCTCACGGCCTACATGATCAGGCAGACTGCGCAGAGCGCATCGATGGTCTAGTGGTATGACTTTGGCCTTCCAAGCCAACAGCCCGGGTTCAATTCCCGGTCGATGCATGGGGCCCGTGGTCTAGGTGGTTATGACGTCGCCTTCACACGGCGAAGATCCTGAGTTCGAATCTCAGCGGGCCCATTCTTTTTTTTCGGCCGGTTTCCTGTGAGAGAGCTGATAGAAAAATTCAGCGGGAGAAGGGATGACCGTTTACTCCCGCCCCCTCTGCCAGACCCCTCCACGCCTGAGCCTGAGAGTCTTTTATCAGGCTCACTGCATATGGCGTCCCCGCGGCCGCCTTCAGGAGGAGAGGGTAGTAGCGGCCGACATACTCTTTAACCATCCGCCGTGACGAAAACCTCGGGGCATTGCTCCGGATCGACTCTTTCATCATCCTGACCCACCCGTGCGGGATATCATCGATGGAGCGGTCGTAGTAGAGCGGGACAACCTCCCGCTCAAGAAGGTCGTATATCGCCGCTGCATCGATGCTGTCCCTTGAGTCGCGGTCAGCAGCCCCCTCTCCAAACGCCCAGCCGTTCCTGCCGTTATAGCCCTCCAGCCACCAGCCGTCCAGGATCGAGAGGTTCAGCACGCCGTTGAGCGCTGCCTTCATACCGCTTGTCCCGCTTGCCTCCATGGGTGGCAGCGGGTTGTTCAACCAGACATCGGCGCCCTGCACCATGTAGCGGGCCACATGATTGTTATAATCCTCTATGAATACAACCCGCCCCCAAAATCCGGGATCCTGCGTGTGCTGGTAGATCCGCTGGAGCATCCGTTTCCCCTCCCTGTCGGCCGGGTGCGCCTTCCCGGCGAAGATGATCTGGACAGGACGCCAGGGGTTGTTCACGATGCGTTTGAGTCGGTCTGGATCCTCGAATATGAGGTATGCCCGTTTGTAGGTCGAGAACCGTCTGGCAAACCCGATCGTCAGGACCGAAGGGTCCAGAAACGCGCTTCCGATCCCCGGTTCCACTGACCCGACCCGCTGCATCGTCCACCGGAGCCGCTCCCGCTCCCGGAGCCGGTTGATAAGTTTTGCCTTCAGCCAGAGGTGGAGGTTCCAGAGTTCGGCGTCCGGGATCTCGTCTATCAGTTCCCAGACCAGCGGGTTGTCGTGCTCCGCCAGCCATCCGGGTGCGGTGGGGCCGATGTAGCGGTTGTAGAGCGCCTGCATACGGGTGTTCAGCCAGGTTGTAAGATGTACACCGTTTGTAACATAGTCTGCTGGCGCCTCATCCCCACCCGAGCCGTGCCAGAGAGATCTCCACATATCGGAGGCGACGGCCCCGTTTGCCCGTGAGACGCCGTTGTGGTGCGCCGACAGACGGAGCGCGAGCGCGGTCATGTTGAAACCGGCTTCTGGTTGCTCAGGATTGGCCCCCAGGTGCAGGAACCGGGTTCGATCGATCCCGAGCGCAGTGTAGTAGGACGAAAAGTATCTCTCGATCAGGTCGAGGGGGAAGACATCGTGGCCGGCCGGGACGGGTGTATGGGTGGTGAAGATGGTGGTCGCCCGCACCTCTTCGAGTGCCTCCTCAAACGTCATTCCCCCCTCAACACGTTCCCTGATCCGCTCAAGCAGCGCAAAGGCCGGGTGCCCTTCGTTCAGGTGCACCGCTGAATACTCGATACCGAGGGTGTGGAGCACCCTCCGCCCGCCGATGCCGAGCACGATCTCCTGGCGGAGGCGTTGCTCCAGGCCGACGGCATAAAGCCTGGCTGATATGCCGCGGTTCTCCGGGTTGTTGCAGGGTATGTCTGTATCCAGAAGGTAGAGCGGTGTCCTGCCGACCTGAACCTTCCAGACGGCGACGTATATGGGCGGATCGATATTGGGAACCCGGACTATAAGGTCATTGCCCTCGGCATCGAGAACACGGGTGATCGGTGCAGCATCGTGGTCGAGCGGCTGGGTGATATCCTCCTGCCAGCCGTCCGGGTCGATCTGCTGGCATACGTAACCCTGGGAGTAGAGAAACCCGACGGCAACCAGCGGTATCCCGAGATCGCTTGCCTCCTTCAAGTGATCGCCGGCAAGGAACCCAAGTCCGCCTGCATAGATGGGTAACGAATGGTGGAGCCCGTACTCCGCCGAGAAGTAGGCGAGCGTCAAAGGCGGGTGGTTGGCGTAGTTCTCTGAGAACCATGTTCCGGTGGTGTTCATATAATTCCTGAACCGGTGCATGATGATGTCGTAGCGGCGGCAGTAGGCTGGATTATTTGCTGCCTGGTTCAGGAACTCAACCGGAATCTCGCGAAGCATCCGGATCGGGTTGTGGGCGCTTCTCCTCCACGCCTGGTGGTTCAACTGTTTGAAGAGTACCCGGGCCTCCTGGTTCCAGCTCCACCAGAGGTTGTATGCCAGGTCGACAAGTCCGGAGATCCGTTCGGGGACATGGTCGAACTGATCGCGGATGGAATCCTCCATGAAACCCTGTCCTCTGATTGCTGGTGTAGTTTTTATCACAGTTATTATATTCCTTTTGATATCTCTCTATATCCCGATGATATCAAAATTATTGAGTCATTTGTGGTCTTTTCAACTTCTCCCATAGACCTCTGTCATCCCCGCAAACTCCTGCATGGTCTCTTCTCCCATCTCTTCAGGGCGGAGCCGCCATTCCCAGTTTCCTTTTGCCGTGGCCGGCCGGTTCATCCGTGCCTCCAGCCCGAGACCCAGTATATCCTGCATTGGGATGATGACCGTCTCTGCGGGTGAGAGCATCGCGAGACTGACCAGGATTCCGGGCACCCGCTCGGCGCTCACAGCCCCTCCTATGTAGCGGAAGAGGAGGTCTCTCTGGCGATCGGTGATCTCGTGTTCGAACCACCCACGAACAGTGTTGTTGTCGTGTGTGCCCGTGTATGCGACGCAGTTTCTGCCTATGTTGTGGGGCGCGTGGAGGTTCTCTGCAATCTCGCCGTCAAACCCAAACAACAGAACCCTCATCCCCGGAAACCCGAACAGCCCCATCATCTCGCGGACATCGGGGGTGATGTAACCGAGGTCCTCGGCGATGATCGGGAGGCACGGCCTGCTCCGGGCAAGGTGCGTCAGGAGTTCACGCCCCGGCGCATCGACCCAGCGGCCGTTCTGCGCGGTCGCCGCACCGGCCGGGACCTCCCAGTACTGGACAAACCCCCGGAAGTGATCAAGCCGCAGCCTGTCGAGAAGGGCGAGGGCGCGCTCTATCCGGCTCTCCCACCACGAAAACCGCTCTTCCCTGTGCGCCTCCCAGCGGTAGACAGGGTTTCCCCATAGTTGCCCGGTCTCGCAGAAGAGATCCGGTGGTACACCCGCGACGGCAGTCGGCCTCTTCTGTTCGTCGAGTTTGAAGAGTCCCGGGTTTGACCACGTATCGGCGCTGTCGTGGGTGACATAGAACGGGATGTCCCCGATGACCTGGACATGGCGGGCACGGCAGCAGTCTTTGAACCTCTTCCACTGTCTGTCAAAAACATACTGGAGAAACCTCTCCCTTAGGACCCGCTCGGCAAGTTTCGCAGTGTAGTTTTCCAGCGCCTCCTGCTCCCGGTCACGGACGGCGGCCGGCCAGTCGGCCCACGCCCGTCCGGCAAAGTGCTCTTTCAGGGCCACAAAGAGGGCATAATCATCGAGCCAGGAGGCATTTTTGGCCGCAAAATCCTCGTAACGGTGGTCGCTGCCCCGTTCCCTGAACCGCTCAAACCCGAGGTCAAAGAGTCTGTTCTTGTAGTCGATCACCCCGGGGTAGTCGACCCGGTCCACCGGGAACGGCGGCGGATCCGTGATATCCGCGGGCTCGAGAAAACCGTCCGCAACCATCTGCTCCGGGCTGATAAGCCAGGTGTTTCCGGCAAACGCCGAAGTGCTCTGGTATGGGGAGTTGCCGAACGCCGGGAACGTCGGGTTGAGGGGGAGGATCTGCCAGTAGCGCTGTCCGGCATCGGCGAGGAGATCCAGAAACCGCTGCGCCGCAGGACCCAGGTCGCCGATCCCGTATGCCGATGGAAGAGACGTTATATGGAGCAGAACCCCGCTCCCCCGCCGGTTCATCCCCGTCTCCCCCCAACAACACGCACGCCCAGGGATCCCGCCGCCCTCCTGTAGGCCTCCACCCACTGTTCTGCACCACCATCTCCACGTCCGGCACGCCCGCACATCTCCGTGTAGTGCCCGCGCAGCCTGATACAGATGTTCTGGCTCTCCCAGAGGTCAAGAGGCAGTGCAAGCAGCCTCGCGCAACCGACGATGCGCGGAATCTCTTCGAGTGGGGCGGGGTCGTCGGGTCTGGCCGCCGCTGCGCGGATAGATCCTTCGATCCTCCTCCCCGCCGCCGCTGCCAGGGCGGGTATATCGGGCGCAGGGTTCAGGGCCTCCACCTCGTTTGCGATCGCCAGAAATCGGCCGGGGTCGGGGCAGCCCTCCTCGAAGATCGAGGTCAGGCACCTGCTCCCGGCATACGCCATGAGGTGGGCTGCGGCCCCTGGCAACGGGATCCCGAGGTCTTTGAGCGTCCGGATCAGGGCCGATTCATCCTGGTATACACCGCAGACCGCCTCCCCGATCCCCGGTATCATCTCGCGGGCTATCGCCCACCTCTCCTCATCGGAGAGGTCTGCTGCGGTATAGAGCCGGCTGAAGCCCGCCGGTATCGCCCCGGCCGGATCCGGGCCGGCGAACGCCTCCCGGATCGCCGCATCGCCGCCGGGTTCGTTCACCCCGATGACGATGCGATCGATCCCGTCAAAGAGTGCGGCCGTGTCATAAGCCCCCTCTTCCCCCGCAGCGCGGGACCGCAGGTGAACCCTCCCCAGGATACGCCGCCGATCACCGGCGTTCAGGCGGTATGGCCACTCCTCCTGGAGGGCATACATCCCGGAGGTGGCCGCTGGGTGTTCAAGGCCAAAGAGGGCGTAGAGGGCGACCCCGGCCGCGATCCGGGGCAGATCGAAAACCCGCGGCCTGATACGGGCGTCGTAGACCTCAGCACCGGTTGCGTGCCCGGGATCGTTGCCCCGCGCCTCTCGGAGGGTCTCGAAGAACGCCGTCTCGAGATCGAGCCTGAGAACCTGTCGGGCGAGATCGATTGCCCGTTTTGCGTGGCGTATGACCTGGACGCTCCCCGGTTCTGCAATATCATCGAAGAACCAGCCGCAGCTTGTCTGCATAAGGTTCGCCTGCCTCTCAATCTCGAGGAGCGCCAGGAGCCTTTGCCGGTCTTCCGCGGAGAGGTTCCCGGTGGAGTGCCTGGATATGAACGCCTCCACGGCCTCATCCGACCAG from Methanoculleus receptaculi includes:
- the rdgB gene encoding RdgB/HAM1 family non-canonical purine NTP pyrophosphatase; protein product: MKITVVTSNANKAREVAAYLEGVLQVEHAALECPEFRHNDLGEIARGKAEFAYEKLSRPLIVDDTGLFIDALGGFPGPYAAYVQDTIGNAGILKLMEGVEERSARFETAIAFAWEDGIRIFRGALPGAIVAPRGAEGFGYDPIFEYAGQTLAEMPLAEKNRVSHRARALQAFRAWIEQETGVRQNR
- a CDS encoding 50S ribosomal protein L40e, producing the protein MARFPEAEARLLNVKICMKCNARNAVRATHCRKCGSDELRPKSRERKA
- a CDS encoding putative phosphothreonine lyase domain-containing protein, whose translation is MSGIDPEALADAVYGIFEIYLNRELRRRGPYLFELVEQGIDFKEKLREIFSRFREDYPELADALLKRFGSIDAIYAPLREGEGVSPSKTTRTYWIVQDAPGPHERGVDDERAGKWLIFVPAGEADEAWRKVRNETVEGRLGISAKVSTARPDPDSRDERTVIYVYTKDWADEADVMRVRERLRKLGFKERIGYKRNIETFRGEYSEEGRKVTYYSA
- a CDS encoding sulfide-dependent adenosine diphosphate thiazole synthase; amino-acid sequence: MRLNEVTISRAILEEQHRALIDLLEVDAAVIGGGPSGLTCAALLGKRGIRCALIEKKLSIGGGMWGGGMMFPRIVVQEEARRLLDRFGVACREFEEGYYVAKSVETVAKLTAAACDAGVEFFNLVTVEDVMVRGDGRVGGLVINWTPVDMAGLHVDPLTIACTCTVDATGHDATIARMIERKGGNIQVKGESFMWAERAESRILEHTKEVYPGLFVAGMAANAVAGECRMGPIFGGMLLSGERAAELVAEALDR
- the htpX gene encoding zinc metalloprotease HtpX, translated to MNWTRDFGLTMRMILTSLLLLIVYLIFLGVLAALGFPFESLLLVAALMAFLQYYFSDKLVLWSTKTRIVEEDEYPELHRMVESLAARAGLPKPKIGIMVSPVPNAFATGRSPKNAVVAVTDSIMRTLNREELEAVLAHEISHVKNRDMLTLTMASFISMLAFLIMRNWIFISLFNNRDNNMGALILVYVVSIVVWLVSTLLTRALSRYREFAADRGSAVLTGNPQALISALTKISGRMDYIPAEKKQEVEGANAFFIIPALSGNTLMELFSTHPPLEKRVAALQELGAQMRGY
- the glgP gene encoding alpha-glucan family phosphorylase encodes the protein MEDSIRDQFDHVPERISGLVDLAYNLWWSWNQEARVLFKQLNHQAWRRSAHNPIRMLREIPVEFLNQAANNPAYCRRYDIIMHRFRNYMNTTGTWFSENYANHPPLTLAYFSAEYGLHHSLPIYAGGLGFLAGDHLKEASDLGIPLVAVGFLYSQGYVCQQIDPDGWQEDITQPLDHDAAPITRVLDAEGNDLIVRVPNIDPPIYVAVWKVQVGRTPLYLLDTDIPCNNPENRGISARLYAVGLEQRLRQEIVLGIGGRRVLHTLGIEYSAVHLNEGHPAFALLERIRERVEGGMTFEEALEEVRATTIFTTHTPVPAGHDVFPLDLIERYFSSYYTALGIDRTRFLHLGANPEQPEAGFNMTALALRLSAHHNGVSRANGAVASDMWRSLWHGSGGDEAPADYVTNGVHLTTWLNTRMQALYNRYIGPTAPGWLAEHDNPLVWELIDEIPDAELWNLHLWLKAKLINRLRERERLRWTMQRVGSVEPGIGSAFLDPSVLTIGFARRFSTYKRAYLIFEDPDRLKRIVNNPWRPVQIIFAGKAHPADREGKRMLQRIYQHTQDPGFWGRVVFIEDYNNHVARYMVQGADVWLNNPLPPMEASGTSGMKAALNGVLNLSILDGWWLEGYNGRNGWAFGEGAADRDSRDSIDAAAIYDLLEREVVPLYYDRSIDDIPHGWVRMMKESIRSNAPRFSSRRMVKEYVGRYYPLLLKAAAGTPYAVSLIKDSQAQAWRGLAEGAGVNGHPFSR
- the malQ gene encoding 4-alpha-glucanotransferase, which encodes MNRRGSGVLLHITSLPSAYGIGDLGPAAQRFLDLLADAGQRYWQILPLNPTFPAFGNSPYQSTSAFAGNTWLISPEQMVADGFLEPADITDPPPFPVDRVDYPGVIDYKNRLFDLGFERFRERGSDHRYEDFAAKNASWLDDYALFVALKEHFAGRAWADWPAAVRDREQEALENYTAKLAERVLRERFLQYVFDRQWKRFKDCCRARHVQVIGDIPFYVTHDSADTWSNPGLFKLDEQKRPTAVAGVPPDLFCETGQLWGNPVYRWEAHREERFSWWESRIERALALLDRLRLDHFRGFVQYWEVPAGAATAQNGRWVDAPGRELLTHLARSRPCLPIIAEDLGYITPDVREMMGLFGFPGMRVLLFGFDGEIAENLHAPHNIGRNCVAYTGTHDNNTVRGWFEHEITDRQRDLLFRYIGGAVSAERVPGILVSLAMLSPAETVIIPMQDILGLGLEARMNRPATAKGNWEWRLRPEEMGEETMQEFAGMTEVYGRS
- a CDS encoding DUF3536 domain-containing protein; the encoded protein is MKERAVCIHGHFYQPSRENPWLGEVGMQRSAAPHHDWNERVTVECYAPNTAARILDADGLIEDIVNNYARISFTAAPTLLSWLARHRPEVYQAILAADHESQERYAGHGSAIACCYNHIIMPLAVRRDKRKQVVWGVRDFAARFGRMPEGMWLPETAVDLESLDLMAEAGILFTILAPHQAARVREIGTATWTEVTGDSLDTTMPYVCRLPSGRRIAVFFYNAGISQEVAFGDLLSNGERFAERLVEAFSPGGERSELVHIATDGETYGHHRKFGDMALAYCLRSLESHRNVSLTVYGAYLAAHPPTHEVIIREETSWSCPHGIERWRGNCGCSSGAHPGWSQAWRSPLREAITIVRDAIAPRLDEAFAEILDDPVAARDDAVSLVLGNWSDEAVEAFISRHSTGNLSAEDRQRLLALLEIERQANLMQTSCGWFFDDIAEPGSVQVIRHAKRAIDLARQVLRLDLETAFFETLREARGNDPGHATGAEVYDARIRPRVFDLPRIAAGVALYALFGLEHPAATSGMYALQEEWPYRLNAGDRRRILGRVHLRSRAAGEEGAYDTAALFDGIDRIVIGVNEPGGDAAIREAFAGPDPAGAIPAGFSRLYTAADLSDEERWAIAREMIPGIGEAVCGVYQDESALIRTLKDLGIPLPGAAAHLMAYAGSRCLTSIFEEGCPDPGRFLAIANEVEALNPAPDIPALAAAAGRRIEGSIRAAAARPDDPAPLEEIPRIVGCARLLALPLDLWESQNICIRLRGHYTEMCGRAGRGDGGAEQWVEAYRRAAGSLGVRVVGGRRG